One region of Oryza sativa Japonica Group chromosome 5, ASM3414082v1 genomic DNA includes:
- the LOC4339455 gene encoding uncharacterized protein: protein MDGHQFGPWNLLPDDILELLVGRNLCEIDRLHARRVCHSWRAAFARIEPPPPPPPLPLLLLPEADDNEHGLAFSCVLSGWDTHPFFLPRAARHRARCFGSCDGVWLFLAMEDGLQGDRARDHVLVNLHSFQFLDLPNVIRLDHTFPQLMKDIEIAIVAVTLSRQPTQQGCVAAGIIELPPFPIGVRPFAFWRMGDRVILPFYEDVFGDQAVEDVIYHNGYFLFLTQDEHIRVCQEPVFHDTNVDVDSILLRFEPRVDDGDAVLARYLVLCRGKVLMVVRLGCPHRRSPTSAFRVFERVDYLVVNAGVVEVLEHTWSEIDELGGRMLFLGRGCSRSYEEADGYPGMEGVYFLDDRSFRDPIFHDPDMVFDHTYHCCDNGRW from the coding sequence ATGGATGGCCATCAGTTCGGGCCATGGAACCTCTTGCCCGACGACATCCTGGAGTTGCTGGTCGGCCGCAACCTGTGCGAGATCGACCGCCTCCACGCGCGCCGCGTCTGCCACTCCTGGCGCGCGGCGTTCGCGAGGATcgagcccccgccgccgcctccaccgctgccGTTGCTCCTCCTCCCGGAAGCCGACGACAACGAGCACGGTCTTGCCTTCTCCTGCGTCCTCAGCGGCTGGGACACccaccccttcttcctcccgcgcgccgcgcggcaCCGCGCCCGCTGCTTCGGCTCGTGCGATGGCGTCTGGCTCTTCCTCGCCATGGAGGACGGCCTGCAAGGCGACCGAGCTCGAGACCACGTCCTCGTCAACCTCCACAGCTTCCAGTTCCTCGACCTCCCCAACGTGATCCGCCTCGACCACACGTTCCCGCAATTGATGAAGGACATCGAGATCGCGATCGTCGCCGTCACGCTCTCGCGCCAGCCAACCCAGCAAGGATGCGTCGCCGCCGGCATCATCGAGCTCCCTCCCTTCCCCATCGGAGTGCGGCCGTTCGCGTTCTGGCGCATGGGGGATCGGGTGATCTTGCCTTTCTACGAAGACGTGTTCGGGGATCAAGCAGTAGAGGACGTCATATACCACAACGGCTACTTCCTCTTCCTCACCCAGGACGAACACATTCGTGTGTGCCAAGAGCCGGTCTTCCACGACACCAACGTGGACGTGGACTCGATCCTGTTGCGATTCGAGCCgcgcgtcgacgacggcgacgccgtccTTGCTCGCTACCTCGTGCTGTGCCGGGGGAAGGTGCTCATGGTCGTCAGGTTGGGCTGTCCACATCGCCGCTCGCCGACGTCGGCGTTCCGGGTGTTCGAGAGAGTGGACTATCTGGTGGTGAACGCCGGCGTGGTCGAGGTGCTTGAGCACACCTGGAGCGAGATTGACGAGCTCGGCGGCAGGATGCTGTTCCTCGGGCGAGGCTGCTCCAGATCCTACGAGGAGGCCGATGGGTATCCCGGCATGGAGGGCGTCTACTTCTTGGATGACCGGAGCTTCCGTGACCCGATCTTCCACGACCCGGACATGGTGTTCGATCACACCTACCATTGCTGCGACAATGGCAGATGGTAG